The stretch of DNA TGATTGTGTTTGCAATGTTTAGTGATGCACTTATTCTACCCACATCAATATACTATTTACTAAGTACAGCTAcaatcaaatagaaattatgtacagtaatttacattctatgaaacatgccgaggcaccacttagtgtcgcattggaggcgattttgacctgtaattggacattttcgatgagagtggtacagtgtcgacgcctGGGGGCGACTTCCAATGTGGGACCATAATTTGGGCCTCAAACTcgttgtttacaaaaatgtccaattagaggtaaaaatatCCAACTAATCGTGTCGCACTACAGTTCTGTTCAATTAGTAAAATGTCGTAttgaatgtaaattactgtatacaAAACTAGTGACTGATAAAAAAACTAAACTtgaatttgaaaacaattttaagttGTATTTATCAGCGTTCATAAATACGAACTTTTACCTAATTCGAGTTCACTGTATAGAATGTACCCTGCACATTTGACCCACCCATCAAATGACAGCACATATTTATATACCCAGCTGTCACACTCTCGCACCCTCGCTTCTTCCGCATCTTTCCATTCCTTCTTGTCAAAATCGAAGAGTGCTAGGTGAAAACGCAAAGAACTGCTGCTTTTTCAAAGTCTGTCCGCCCCGAAGTCAGCGAAAATCCGTGACTGAAGAAAACATTCGTGATGGCATCTCTCTGCACAAGACTGGTGCTGAACGCCGCCAAGCGTAATGTGTCCTACACTTCAGTGCGTTTCTGCAAAAGTAAGTAAAACGGGAGGAGCCGTGCCGAAGGCTTCCAGGAGCACTCGTGGTTGCACAACCATTTTTCTTATGCTGTGACAGAAGAGTATTTCTTTCGGCTTACTTACGTAATGGTAAAATTTGGTTTCGAGTTCAATACGAGTTTATTATGCCATTCTGGTACTGTACTTGGTAACAAAGGATGCTGTGATAAGTCCTCATTATAACATTGGTAGAACATTAGCGATCGATGAGGGGGtattaatcaagaaaatccCCGTCTGATGATCGACCTCTTTAATGCATTCAGACTAGTCATAAATCATATGATCGGGTGTGAACGCAATGTTTTGTTTAGATTTTTAATGTTTGTATACCATTGCAGTGATGAACGACCCACTTGAGCATGCCACCGGTCTCGAGAAACGCGAACTGCTAGCCAGACAGGCCGGCAATAACGATCCCTTCGATATGCGTGTGTTCAAGCGCGGCCCGGGCACTAAGGATAAGCCCAATTTGGTTCCATCGGCTTTCGAATCACGTTTAGTGGGATGTGTCTGTAAGTATTTCTGGTTCAGCGAGCTGATCTGAATTATTGATTTGAGTGAATATTCAAGTGATATACTGGTACTGGCAAGTTTACATAACTGATCACATAGATAATTCCCTACATATATGGAAACtatggaaaaaatcaattatGTCGCTTCTAAACGATGATATTGCATTTTCGAGGAACCTCAATAAAAATCGTGAAGTTATTGTGCTTGTAATTCTAATTCCAGTTATTGCTAGTTCGATATAAGTATATTAAATCATTTCTGTATATTTCGacttgaatatttttttgtaaactgcAACATGACTACACCGGAATATCATAGATGGTTCCGATTCAAATAATGCAACATATAATATCCCAGAAAATTAGGACAAACTTTCTAAAATAATCTATTTCCCCAGGTGAGGAAGATCAAACATACATTCAGTGGATGTGGCTGCATCAGGTAAGCAAATGAGCTGGGAAACCCCGAAACCATTATTTATGCTtctccttgttttttttttttacatcgaCAGGGTCACCCAAAGCGATGCGAATGCGGACACTGGTTTAAACTGGTCGAGAAGGCCCCCATCTAAGAAGCGTTTACTAAAATGTAATTGTAGAAAACAAACACATATGTTACAACAAACAGAAGAGAAATAAAGGACAGATTCTTCGTATGCGAtcgtgaaacaaacaaaaatcgtCGGAACTCGACAGAATAGTCTATTGGCAGTTTCATACACCCGTTTCACACAGAAATATCTCCGCTATTTCTATTCCTACATATTGGTaggaaaaatgttcaattttgtGACCATCCTGCGTATTGCGAAGTGTCATAATCGAAGTAATAAACGAAAGCAACATTTCAGCCGATGAAAGTGCATGTCGCTTAAAGACTCTAGATAAACCT from Toxorhynchites rutilus septentrionalis strain SRP chromosome 3, ASM2978413v1, whole genome shotgun sequence encodes:
- the LOC129777956 gene encoding cytochrome c oxidase subunit 5B, mitochondrial-like, encoding MASLCTRLVLNAAKRNVSYTSVRFCKMMNDPLEHATGLEKRELLARQAGNNDPFDMRVFKRGPGTKDKPNLVPSAFESRLVGCVCEEDQTYIQWMWLHQGHPKRCECGHWFKLVEKAPI